A part of Halogeometricum sp. S3BR5-2 genomic DNA contains:
- a CDS encoding ZIP family metal transporter codes for MASVEQTFVELVGTDPVVQGLAGGVVIAGMNLLGAVLVLVWRNPTERALDGALGVAAGVMLSASFTSLLLPGIEFASDPSYRPFSLGGFEFAGIVPVLVGFVLGVALLDQAEHWVRYVGPLVSGRLSERAETDGGIKRAEEMARDADSRVLGVLLFTVAITLHNMPEGLAVGVGFGSGDVSNAIALMLAIGIQNIPEGLAVSVAAVNAGMGRRYYAAVAGIRAGAVEIPLAFVGAWAVVVAAPVLPYAMGFAAGGMLYVIGDEIIPETHMHGHERLATLGMMAGAIVMLTLDVVLG; via the coding sequence GTGGCGTCCGTAGAGCAGACGTTCGTCGAGTTGGTGGGAACCGACCCGGTGGTGCAGGGCCTCGCGGGCGGCGTCGTCATCGCCGGGATGAACCTGCTCGGGGCGGTGTTGGTGCTGGTGTGGCGGAACCCGACCGAGCGCGCGTTGGACGGCGCGCTGGGCGTCGCCGCGGGCGTGATGCTGTCGGCGAGTTTCACGAGCCTCCTTCTGCCCGGCATCGAGTTCGCCTCCGACCCCTCCTACCGTCCCTTCTCTCTCGGCGGATTCGAGTTCGCCGGCATCGTCCCGGTGCTCGTCGGGTTCGTCCTCGGCGTCGCCCTCCTCGACCAGGCCGAACACTGGGTTCGGTACGTCGGCCCCCTCGTCAGCGGGCGGTTGTCCGAGCGCGCCGAGACGGACGGCGGCATAAAGCGGGCCGAGGAGATGGCGCGCGACGCCGACTCGCGCGTCCTCGGCGTCCTCCTCTTTACCGTCGCCATCACGCTCCACAACATGCCGGAGGGGCTGGCCGTCGGCGTCGGGTTCGGGTCGGGCGACGTGAGCAACGCCATCGCCCTCATGCTCGCAATCGGCATCCAGAACATCCCGGAGGGGTTGGCCGTCTCCGTGGCCGCCGTCAACGCCGGAATGGGTCGGCGCTACTACGCCGCTGTCGCCGGCATCCGCGCGGGTGCCGTCGAGATTCCGCTGGCGTTCGTCGGCGCGTGGGCCGTCGTCGTCGCCGCCCCCGTCCTCCCTTACGCGATGGGGTTCGCCGCCGGCGGGATGCTGTACGTCATCGGCGACGAGATAATCCCCGAGACGCACATGCACGGCCACGAGCGACTCGCGACGCTCGGGATGATGGCCGGCGCCATCGTCATGCTGACGCTCGACGTGGTGCTCGGGTAG
- a CDS encoding DUF6663 family protein → MDLTTEGRYRVLGRPRDPDELLLVELSADASDSDGGTPPDESYDPTYVDATGYEGDLAAAVDSLAAGNVVDADLTWRDGDPRFADVSVVAETTFTFADGVTGMFEAAKQTWMVAEAENEGMNARVTRNTDGDPNGALYVFAKQSGARDLFEEFRDGVTPLEPLVRRVDVGEGEVEVPPESEQAREVFVLRPADEPFLAVYIVFDREGMLATTVRDTYVRD, encoded by the coding sequence CTCCTCCTCGTGGAACTGTCCGCGGACGCCTCGGACTCGGACGGCGGTACCCCGCCCGACGAGTCCTACGACCCGACGTACGTCGACGCGACGGGCTACGAGGGCGACCTCGCCGCGGCGGTCGACTCGCTGGCCGCGGGCAACGTCGTCGACGCCGACCTGACGTGGCGCGACGGCGACCCGCGGTTCGCGGACGTCTCCGTCGTCGCGGAGACGACGTTCACCTTCGCCGACGGCGTCACCGGGATGTTCGAGGCGGCCAAGCAGACGTGGATGGTCGCGGAGGCGGAGAACGAGGGGATGAACGCCCGCGTCACCCGCAACACCGACGGCGACCCGAACGGCGCGCTGTACGTCTTCGCCAAGCAGTCGGGCGCTCGCGACCTCTTCGAGGAGTTCCGCGACGGCGTCACGCCGCTGGAACCGCTGGTCCGCCGCGTCGACGTGGGCGAGGGGGAGGTGGAGGTACCGCCGGAGTCCGAGCAGGCCCGCGAGGTGTTCGTGCTGCGACCGGCGGACGAACCGTTTCTCGCCGTCTACATCGTCTTCGACCGGGAGGGGATGTTGGCGACGACGGTTCGGGACACCTACGTCCGCGACTGA
- a CDS encoding winged helix-turn-helix transcriptional regulator: MSDREPPLRAVLDGATVVGKKWHPAVVYSLVAEGPAGFSELERRLDVSSKVLNETLADLTESGVVERRELQERPLRVEYAPTEAGRSLAEVLSDLGRWSERYRAEGAPVVLVVDDDARLTELYASMLEGYEVRAANDGSEGLAMVDDTVDVVLLDRKMPEVAGERVARRIAEEYPSVRVVLLASDRLDEAALTVPFDRYLRKPVTATGLTETVEDLLTPREETVRRYLSTLAKTAAFNGDTSLDAYRELARRRDELAEELQDPESAAADAGLGGGE; encoded by the coding sequence ATGAGCGACCGAGAACCGCCGCTTCGCGCCGTCCTCGACGGAGCGACCGTCGTCGGGAAGAAGTGGCATCCGGCCGTCGTCTACTCGCTGGTGGCCGAGGGGCCGGCGGGGTTCTCCGAACTCGAACGGCGACTGGACGTGTCCTCGAAGGTGCTCAACGAAACTCTCGCCGACCTCACCGAGTCCGGCGTGGTCGAACGACGCGAACTACAGGAGCGACCGCTCCGCGTCGAGTACGCCCCGACGGAGGCCGGACGCTCTCTGGCCGAGGTGCTGTCGGACCTCGGCCGGTGGTCCGAGCGCTACCGCGCGGAGGGCGCGCCCGTCGTGTTGGTCGTCGACGACGACGCGCGCCTGACCGAACTCTACGCGTCGATGCTGGAGGGGTACGAGGTCCGCGCGGCCAACGACGGGAGCGAGGGGTTGGCGATGGTCGACGACACCGTGGACGTGGTCCTCCTCGACCGGAAGATGCCGGAAGTCGCCGGAGAACGGGTCGCCCGCCGCATCGCCGAGGAGTACCCGTCGGTCCGCGTGGTGCTGCTCGCGTCGGACCGACTGGACGAGGCGGCGCTGACCGTCCCGTTCGACCGCTACCTCCGGAAGCCGGTGACGGCGACGGGGTTGACGGAGACGGTCGAGGACCTGTTGACCCCCCGCGAGGAGACGGTCCGTCGATATCTCTCGACGCTCGCGAAGACCGCGGCGTTCAACGGCGACACGAGCCTCGACGCCTATCGGGAACTCGCGCGTCGACGTGACGAGTTGGCCGAGGAACTGCAGGACCCCGAGAGCGCCGCCGCCGACGCCGGACTCGGCGGCGGGGAGTGA
- a CDS encoding iron transporter — protein MERRRFLAAARTAGVCGVAGVSGCLGGSDLFETRPAATGAGGEPPLVENRPDAVYVPTHVEGTEMAGAADVGDLKVGVMYSYPHRFWVVEKGDDDAFVARKTAITEADSVHLMASVWDPETGRVVPNTGLSIEISRDGALVSQEVVYPMLSQRMGFHYGANFPLPGDGTYDVSVSVGGLDANRFGAYEGKFGSPAEGTVRFEFSSRALNDLSYRTLDERKGERAAVKPMEMEAMPVGRAPERLPGSSFERGSTGDAVFLASVVTDERFGEDPYLAVSPRTPYNRLVIPGMALSASADGGASFSGSLTAGLDPDVGFHYGAPAPGLTGSETLEIAVDVPPQVARHEGYETAFLDMPPVTLT, from the coding sequence ATGGAACGACGACGGTTCCTCGCCGCCGCGAGAACCGCGGGCGTCTGCGGAGTAGCCGGGGTGAGCGGCTGTCTCGGCGGGTCGGACCTGTTCGAGACGAGACCGGCGGCCACGGGGGCGGGCGGCGAACCGCCGCTAGTGGAGAACCGCCCGGACGCGGTGTACGTCCCGACGCACGTCGAGGGGACGGAGATGGCCGGCGCGGCGGACGTGGGCGACCTGAAAGTGGGGGTGATGTACTCCTACCCGCACCGCTTCTGGGTCGTCGAGAAGGGCGACGACGACGCGTTCGTCGCCCGGAAGACGGCGATAACCGAGGCGGACAGCGTCCACCTCATGGCCTCGGTCTGGGACCCGGAGACGGGCCGCGTGGTCCCGAACACCGGGCTGTCCATAGAGATTTCGCGGGACGGAGCGCTCGTAAGTCAGGAAGTCGTCTATCCGATGCTCTCCCAGCGGATGGGCTTTCACTACGGCGCGAACTTCCCCCTGCCGGGCGACGGGACGTACGACGTGTCGGTGAGCGTCGGCGGCCTCGACGCGAACCGGTTCGGCGCCTACGAGGGGAAGTTCGGCTCCCCGGCGGAGGGAACCGTCCGCTTCGAGTTCTCCTCGCGGGCGCTGAACGACCTCAGCTACCGAACGCTCGACGAGCGAAAAGGCGAACGCGCCGCCGTGAAACCGATGGAGATGGAGGCGATGCCGGTCGGGCGGGCGCCGGAGCGACTCCCGGGTTCGTCGTTCGAGCGGGGGAGCACGGGCGACGCGGTGTTCCTCGCGTCCGTCGTGACGGACGAACGGTTCGGAGAGGACCCCTATCTCGCCGTCTCGCCGCGGACGCCGTACAACCGACTCGTGATACCGGGCATGGCGCTCAGTGCCTCCGCCGACGGCGGCGCGTCGTTCTCCGGGTCGCTGACGGCGGGGTTGGACCCCGACGTCGGCTTTCACTACGGCGCCCCGGCGCCCGGTCTGACGGGGTCGGAGACCCTCGAAATCGCGGTCGACGTGCCGCCGCAGGTGGCCCGACACGAGGGTTACGAGACGGCGTTCCTCGACATGCCGCCGGTCACGCTGACGTAG
- a CDS encoding PQQ-binding-like beta-propeller repeat protein produces MRTATVLVILAVAAALLGVVGYGLLGDGLGGEGFSATWTSDTGRDIAANHHAVAVGGGSVYAPISGEDRSGNCALVALDAADGSTLWSDGVPAANCTLHSVADPTLADVDGDGTTEVVATSTERVVLGFDAAGGEEEFRYDLSAYGYTKPVVADLAASPGRELVVVDVRGTAFVFSADGETLWTHEFGEEVWAQPAVADFDGDGRPELLAAGRSGGAVLFAGDGTVEWRSEVVTNDAITWGATGQTDGDPALEAVFSTVDGAVVAVDGASGEVEWRDSHDEFAAVHALGDGDGDGDAEVYVTTRDGRFRALDAAAGTEEWTTDVVTERVQMMPPPTLGEVDGDDGLELVVAGNDGGVTLLNAEDGSVAGSYARESPIYTHATLADADDDGRAEAFVMYGDGRVVRLDYGA; encoded by the coding sequence ATGAGAACGGCGACGGTGCTGGTGATTCTCGCCGTCGCGGCCGCCCTCCTCGGCGTCGTCGGCTACGGTCTGCTCGGCGACGGCCTCGGTGGCGAGGGGTTCTCGGCGACGTGGACGAGCGACACGGGTCGCGACATCGCCGCGAACCACCACGCGGTCGCGGTCGGCGGGGGGAGCGTCTACGCGCCGATCAGCGGCGAGGACCGGAGCGGGAACTGCGCGCTGGTGGCCCTCGACGCCGCGGACGGGTCGACCCTGTGGAGCGACGGCGTCCCGGCGGCCAACTGCACGCTCCACTCCGTCGCCGACCCGACGCTGGCCGACGTCGACGGCGACGGGACGACCGAAGTCGTCGCCACCTCCACGGAGCGGGTCGTCCTCGGCTTCGACGCCGCCGGCGGCGAGGAGGAGTTCCGTTACGACCTCTCGGCGTACGGCTACACGAAACCCGTCGTCGCCGACCTCGCGGCGTCGCCCGGACGCGAACTCGTCGTGGTCGACGTGAGGGGGACCGCGTTCGTCTTCTCCGCCGACGGCGAGACGCTCTGGACGCACGAGTTCGGCGAGGAGGTGTGGGCGCAACCCGCCGTCGCGGACTTCGACGGCGACGGGCGACCCGAACTGCTGGCGGCCGGTCGGAGCGGCGGCGCCGTCCTGTTCGCGGGGGACGGGACCGTCGAGTGGCGCTCGGAGGTCGTGACGAACGACGCCATCACGTGGGGCGCGACCGGGCAGACCGACGGGGACCCCGCGCTGGAGGCCGTCTTCAGCACGGTCGACGGCGCCGTCGTCGCCGTCGACGGGGCGTCCGGCGAGGTGGAGTGGCGGGACTCCCACGACGAGTTCGCCGCCGTCCACGCCCTCGGCGACGGCGACGGCGACGGCGACGCGGAGGTGTACGTGACGACGCGCGACGGGCGATTCCGCGCCCTCGACGCCGCCGCCGGGACCGAGGAGTGGACCACCGACGTGGTCACCGAACGCGTCCAGATGATGCCGCCGCCGACCCTCGGCGAGGTGGACGGCGACGACGGACTCGAACTCGTCGTCGCCGGCAACGACGGCGGCGTGACGCTCCTGAACGCCGAGGACGGGTCGGTCGCGGGTTCGTACGCGCGCGAGTCGCCCATCTACACCCACGCGACGCTGGCCGACGCGGACGACGACGGGCGGGCGGAGGCGTTCGTGATGTACGGCGACGGCCGGGTAGTGCGACTGGATTACGGGGCGTAA
- a CDS encoding DUF7575 domain-containing protein: protein MERNSRKRPWLAALFGLITGGGHLYLRRWKRAVGWIGLSFATSLLVVDPAALRAFYEGTGPIEPVLPVLIVGFASLFDAYFLARAQNEAARRAVGADGTVTHCPHCGKELDGDIDFCPWCTTELDGFRVASPSAADGTDSDRADARE, encoded by the coding sequence ATGGAGCGGAACTCGCGGAAGCGGCCGTGGCTCGCGGCCCTCTTCGGACTCATCACGGGCGGCGGCCACCTCTATCTCCGCCGGTGGAAACGGGCGGTGGGATGGATCGGTCTCTCGTTCGCCACGTCGCTGCTGGTCGTCGACCCCGCCGCGCTACGGGCGTTCTACGAGGGGACGGGCCCCATCGAACCCGTCCTGCCGGTGCTCATCGTCGGGTTCGCCAGCCTGTTCGACGCCTACTTCCTCGCGCGCGCGCAGAACGAGGCGGCGCGTCGCGCCGTCGGCGCGGACGGCACCGTCACGCACTGTCCGCACTGCGGGAAGGAACTCGACGGCGACATCGACTTCTGTCCGTGGTGTACGACCGAACTCGACGGGTTCCGGGTCGCCTCGCCCTCCGCCGCCGACGGCACCGATTCCGACCGCGCCGACGCGCGCGAGTAA
- a CDS encoding response regulator yields the protein MERRVRVLFVEGDGDPTPVSAARFAGRDGIEVERVAEWAAAGRDAEAYDCVVTNHALSDGDGVEVVRAVGAAAPRVPVVLYTAVGDERTARAALRAGAADYVVARGTDGRSDDETEESGEADPEAVAEREAATLESRVRAAVSEADRVVGELTPTERVAELAALDRLFRHDIRNDMAVIVGWADVLRDHVTEEGEDILDRILDNGRETLELTDAAGDAAATVTDEAATAVEPTDLGEALREAVQSRREAFPEASIELGAVPGCRVAANHLLGAVFRSLLNEAVSDYRGDVPSLRVSAERDGETVRVRVADADPDGAGVRAEPPFGRGTDLERSDADVHRYLVERLVGAYGGTVKADDGAFVVELRALD from the coding sequence ATGGAGAGACGGGTGCGGGTGCTGTTCGTCGAGGGTGACGGCGATCCGACGCCGGTGTCGGCGGCGCGGTTCGCGGGCCGGGACGGAATCGAGGTGGAACGGGTCGCGGAGTGGGCGGCCGCCGGACGCGACGCCGAGGCGTACGACTGCGTCGTCACGAACCACGCGCTGAGCGACGGCGACGGCGTCGAGGTGGTGCGAGCGGTCGGCGCCGCGGCGCCGCGGGTGCCGGTGGTGCTGTACACGGCCGTCGGCGACGAGCGAACGGCGCGGGCGGCCCTCCGCGCCGGCGCGGCGGACTACGTCGTCGCCCGCGGGACCGACGGCCGGTCCGACGACGAGACCGAGGAATCGGGCGAGGCGGACCCGGAAGCGGTCGCGGAGCGAGAGGCGGCGACGCTCGAAAGCCGCGTCCGCGCGGCCGTCTCGGAGGCCGACCGGGTCGTCGGGGAACTCACGCCGACCGAACGGGTGGCGGAGTTGGCGGCGCTCGACCGCCTCTTCCGGCACGACATCCGCAACGACATGGCCGTCATCGTCGGGTGGGCGGACGTCCTCCGCGACCATGTCACCGAGGAGGGGGAGGACATCCTCGACAGAATCCTCGACAACGGCCGGGAGACGCTGGAACTGACCGACGCCGCGGGGGACGCGGCGGCGACGGTCACCGACGAGGCGGCGACCGCCGTCGAACCGACCGACCTCGGCGAGGCGCTTCGGGAGGCGGTGCAGTCGCGGCGCGAGGCGTTCCCCGAGGCGAGCATCGAACTCGGCGCGGTGCCGGGGTGCCGCGTCGCCGCCAATCACCTCCTCGGGGCGGTGTTTCGGAGCCTGTTGAACGAGGCGGTGTCGGACTACCGCGGCGACGTCCCGTCGCTCCGCGTCTCGGCCGAACGCGACGGCGAAACCGTCCGCGTCCGGGTGGCGGACGCGGACCCGGACGGCGCGGGCGTCCGCGCGGAACCGCCGTTCGGGAGGGGAACCGACCTCGAACGCTCCGACGCCGACGTCCACCGGTACCTCGTCGAACGACTCGTGGGCGCCTACGGTGGGACGGTGAAAGCCGACGACGGCGCGTTCGTCGTCGAACTCCGCGCGCTGGACTAA
- a CDS encoding C-terminal binding protein — protein sequence MTYQVVASDYHTVRPDVLRETLDGVADVTLAELGSTERLVDACREADADALITDIATPVTGEALDELDLSVVARAAVGFDNVDVAAAEERGVVVTNVPGYCTDEVATHTVALLLSAVRAVPEVDDRIGAGEWPTADSVAHEVHRLAGRTIGFVSFGAIARRTAEMVSGFGLDAVAYDPYLEPEDFDDSDPDLVDFETLLERSHYVVVNAPATEETRGMFDAAAFERMREEAALVNTGRGAVVDEDALLEALDDGEIDCAALDVFESEPLPPESPLRDRANVVVTSHTAWYSEESSAEVNETAAADVRRVLTGETPAHPVDPDWE from the coding sequence ATGACCTACCAAGTCGTCGCCAGCGACTACCACACGGTTCGCCCGGACGTCCTGCGCGAGACGCTCGACGGCGTCGCCGACGTGACCCTCGCCGAACTCGGGTCGACGGAGCGTCTCGTCGACGCCTGTCGGGAGGCCGACGCGGACGCCCTCATCACCGACATCGCCACGCCCGTCACCGGCGAGGCCCTCGACGAACTCGACCTGTCGGTCGTCGCCCGCGCCGCCGTCGGGTTCGACAACGTCGACGTGGCCGCCGCCGAGGAACGCGGCGTCGTCGTCACGAACGTCCCCGGCTACTGCACCGACGAGGTGGCGACGCACACCGTCGCGCTCCTGTTGTCGGCGGTCCGCGCCGTCCCCGAGGTGGACGACCGAATCGGCGCGGGCGAGTGGCCGACCGCCGACTCGGTCGCCCACGAGGTGCATCGATTGGCGGGGCGGACGATAGGCTTCGTCTCCTTCGGCGCTATCGCCCGCCGGACCGCCGAGATGGTCTCCGGGTTCGGCCTCGACGCGGTGGCCTACGACCCCTACCTCGAACCCGAGGACTTCGACGACTCGGACCCGGACCTCGTCGACTTCGAGACGCTCTTAGAGCGCTCTCACTACGTCGTCGTCAACGCCCCCGCAACCGAGGAGACACGCGGGATGTTCGACGCCGCGGCGTTCGAGCGGATGCGCGAGGAGGCCGCCCTCGTGAACACCGGCCGCGGGGCCGTCGTCGACGAGGATGCCCTCCTCGAAGCGCTCGACGACGGCGAGATAGACTGCGCCGCCCTCGACGTGTTCGAGTCGGAACCCCTTCCTCCCGAATCGCCGCTCCGAGACCGCGCGAACGTCGTCGTCACCTCGCACACGGCGTGGTACTCCGAGGAATCGAGCGCCGAGGTGAACGAGACGGCCGCCGCGGACGTGCGCCGCGTCCTGACGGGCGAGACGCCGGCGCACCCCGTCGACCCCGACTGGGAGTGA